A window of Polaribacter litorisediminis contains these coding sequences:
- a CDS encoding CheR family methyltransferase has product MKKNNSDLHVVGIGASAGGLNALKELFDHTPSNTGMAFVIIQHLSPDFVSLMPELLSKHTSMKIYIAQDKLTIKPNCIYLNERNSNLRIKGRELYLVDKEPKYNLNLPIDIFFHTLGEEYKEKSIGIILSGTGSDGSRGIKTIKEGGGVVMVQEPNSAQFNGMPNAALATKNADFILKPEDIGKTLQKLPIISLSLSSKEYTSKSSDFLIESILTAVYKHSGTDFREYKRNTLLRRIKKRMGINNIEELNDYYTFLLSNESEKKALKQSFLINVTRFFRDDEAFHLMETKIIPTICNSIHKSKPLRVWCAGCSTGEEVYSIAILIDQYIRAKKLHLDFKIFATDIDGIALNAASLGEFHINTVNEIRKEHLEQYFIKLGSKIKISKRIREKIVFSNHNVCLDPPFIKMDLITCRNLLIYLNNKVQSKIMKRFHFSLNKFGYLFLGNSESLEGISKKFRTIDVKWKIFQNINEEKSLISKADIYNPESIPNFKTPKRTSFSKTYNNPENPELVFHRYLSTKFSPDAIFIDKEYNIIFISGDAGKRLSHNAGLFQRNLLKNVSPQIATIIRNGIRRLESEQKDISIKDIVNQYENYTYKFDITIYKPKDNKDLQDTYVLEFSKNVKADINILEIKDVPYDEIFQARHEYLENELTATKTELQNVVEELETSNEELQSSNEELMASNEELQSTNEEFQSVNEALYTVNSELQEANKKLQLSTNDINNVFNSSEIGTLFLDTQLCIRRFTPSLKDLFNLEESDYGRPITTFASNFSRTIKDTILVNSKKALDEQHTIEEEVMDSTGNYYLVKISPYITQEKQIEGIVINFIDIAYIKKTETELKRSIDMLNISQASVKLGGWELDLITNNLFWTDETYRILDTSPEEHTPTVDDGVSLFLPKSQEIVSKALEEAIKTGKGYDLDLQIYTKKGRVINVRTTCIVTMNNGKPAKLNGVFQDITSQKNIERALTKAKEKAEESDQLKSAFLANMSHEIRTPMNGILGFTSLLQQPELKDEDKKTYVKIIEKSGNRMLNTVNDIINISKIETGQMEVTLKAFNISKEIENIYLFFKAEASKKGIALKLQNLIPKNEGIITSDFRKINGVFINLIKNALKFTDHGSIEITIDKKDKLLTSSIKDTGIGIPTKRLKAIFNRFTQADISDVRAFEGSGLGLTISKAYVELLGGKLWVESEVGIGTTFYFNIPIQTKK; this is encoded by the coding sequence ATGAAAAAGAATAATTCAGATTTACACGTTGTGGGTATTGGTGCATCAGCTGGTGGGCTAAATGCACTTAAAGAATTATTTGATCATACGCCTAGTAATACCGGAATGGCTTTCGTAATTATTCAACATTTATCTCCAGATTTTGTAAGCCTAATGCCCGAGTTGTTAAGCAAGCATACAAGCATGAAAATCTATATTGCCCAAGATAAACTAACCATTAAGCCGAACTGCATCTACCTAAACGAAAGGAATAGTAATTTACGCATAAAAGGGAGAGAATTATATCTTGTAGACAAAGAGCCAAAATACAACCTTAATTTACCTATAGATATATTTTTTCATACATTAGGAGAAGAATATAAAGAAAAATCAATAGGAATTATACTTTCAGGAACTGGTTCTGATGGTTCTCGAGGTATTAAAACCATAAAAGAAGGTGGCGGTGTTGTAATGGTTCAAGAACCTAATTCGGCCCAATTTAATGGTATGCCAAATGCTGCCTTAGCGACCAAGAATGCAGATTTTATTTTAAAACCAGAAGACATAGGGAAAACTCTCCAAAAGTTACCGATTATTAGCTTATCTTTATCTTCTAAAGAATATACTTCAAAATCATCCGACTTCTTAATTGAATCCATTTTAACTGCAGTTTATAAGCATTCTGGCACAGATTTCAGGGAATATAAAAGAAATACCCTTTTAAGACGTATTAAAAAAAGAATGGGTATTAATAATATCGAGGAACTAAACGACTACTATACATTTCTTTTAAGTAATGAATCAGAAAAAAAAGCATTAAAACAAAGTTTTTTAATTAATGTTACTCGATTTTTTAGAGATGATGAGGCATTTCATCTCATGGAAACCAAGATTATACCCACAATCTGTAATTCTATACATAAAAGTAAACCGTTACGCGTTTGGTGCGCTGGTTGCTCTACAGGCGAGGAAGTATATTCAATTGCCATATTAATTGACCAATATATAAGGGCTAAAAAGCTACATCTTGATTTTAAAATATTTGCTACAGACATCGATGGCATAGCCCTAAATGCCGCTAGTTTAGGCGAATTTCATATCAATACTGTTAACGAGATTCGTAAAGAGCATTTAGAACAATATTTTATAAAATTAGGCTCAAAAATTAAAATATCAAAACGAATACGAGAAAAGATTGTGTTCTCGAATCATAATGTTTGTTTAGATCCACCATTTATTAAAATGGATTTAATTACCTGTCGTAATCTGTTAATTTATTTAAACAATAAGGTGCAATCTAAAATAATGAAACGTTTTCATTTTTCTTTAAATAAATTTGGATACTTATTTTTAGGCAACAGCGAATCACTAGAAGGCATCTCAAAAAAATTTAGAACGATAGACGTTAAATGGAAAATTTTTCAAAATATTAACGAAGAGAAATCTCTGATATCAAAGGCAGATATTTATAATCCTGAGAGTATCCCTAATTTTAAAACTCCAAAACGAACATCTTTCAGTAAAACCTATAACAACCCAGAAAATCCTGAACTTGTATTTCATAGATATTTAAGTACCAAGTTTAGCCCAGATGCTATTTTTATTGATAAAGAATATAATATTATTTTTATTAGCGGCGATGCCGGAAAAAGATTGTCTCATAATGCAGGTTTATTTCAAAGAAACTTATTAAAAAATGTTAGTCCACAAATTGCTACAATTATAAGAAATGGTATCAGGCGCTTAGAAAGTGAACAAAAAGATATTTCTATTAAAGATATTGTTAATCAGTACGAAAATTATACCTATAAATTTGATATCACCATATACAAACCCAAAGATAATAAAGACCTACAAGATACCTATGTATTAGAGTTTAGTAAAAACGTAAAAGCTGATATAAACATTCTAGAAATTAAGGATGTACCCTATGATGAGATTTTTCAAGCAAGACATGAATATTTAGAAAATGAGTTAACAGCAACCAAAACTGAATTACAAAATGTAGTTGAAGAGCTAGAGACTAGTAATGAAGAACTCCAATCTTCTAATGAAGAGTTAATGGCCTCTAATGAAGAATTACAAAGCACAAATGAAGAGTTTCAATCGGTAAATGAAGCATTGTACACTGTAAATTCAGAGTTACAAGAAGCTAACAAAAAATTACAATTATCAACGAATGACATTAATAATGTTTTTAACAGCAGCGAAATAGGCACCTTATTTTTAGATACTCAATTATGTATTAGAAGGTTTACACCCTCCTTAAAAGATCTTTTTAATCTTGAAGAATCAGATTATGGCAGACCCATTACTACTTTTGCTTCTAACTTTAGCCGCACCATCAAAGATACGATTTTGGTTAACTCAAAAAAAGCATTAGACGAGCAACATACCATCGAAGAGGAAGTCATGGATTCGACAGGGAATTATTATTTAGTAAAAATTTCACCCTATATTACACAAGAAAAACAAATAGAGGGTATCGTCATAAATTTTATAGATATCGCTTACATAAAAAAAACTGAAACTGAATTAAAAAGAAGTATTGACATGCTTAATATTTCTCAGGCTAGTGTTAAACTAGGAGGATGGGAATTAGATCTGATAACAAATAATTTATTTTGGACAGATGAAACCTATCGAATTCTTGACACCTCTCCAGAAGAACATACCCCAACCGTAGATGACGGTGTATCGCTTTTTTTACCAAAATCTCAAGAAATCGTTTCAAAAGCCCTAGAAGAAGCGATAAAAACGGGCAAAGGATATGATTTAGATCTTCAAATATATACAAAAAAAGGGCGCGTAATAAATGTACGAACAACTTGTATTGTAACCATGAATAACGGCAAACCCGCGAAGTTAAACGGAGTTTTTCAAGATATAACATCACAAAAAAATATTGAAAGGGCGTTAACAAAAGCAAAAGAAAAGGCTGAAGAATCTGATCAATTAAAATCCGCTTTTTTAGCCAATATGAGTCATGAAATTAGAACGCCTATGAATGGTATTCTTGGTTTTACCTCTTTATTACAACAACCTGAACTAAAAGATGAAGATAAGAAAACCTATGTAAAAATTATTGAAAAGAGTGGAAATCGTATGTTAAATACGGTAAATGATATTATAAATATCTCAAAAATTGAAACAGGTCAAATGGAGGTGACTCTGAAAGCGTTTAATATCTCTAAAGAAATAGAAAATATTTATCTTTTTTTTAAAGCGGAAGCCAGCAAAAAAGGAATCGCTTTAAAACTTCAAAATTTGATACCAAAAAATGAGGGTATAATTACCTCTGATTTTCGGAAAATAAATGGTGTTTTCATAAATTTAATAAAAAATGCCTTAAAATTTACCGACCATGGAAGTATAGAAATTACTATTGATAAAAAAGACAAACTACTTACCTCTTCTATAAAAGACACAGGAATTGGTATTCCGACAAAAAGGCTAAAAGCTATTTTTAACAGATTTACACAAGCAGATATTAGCGACGTTCGTGCTTTTGAAGGCTCTGGTTTGGGTTTAACAATCTCAAAAGCCTACGTAGAACTTTTAGGCGGTAAATTATGGGTAGAATCCGAAGTTGGAATTGGTACTACCTTTTATTTTAACATTCCAATACAAACAAAAAAATAA
- a CDS encoding M3 family metallopeptidase has protein sequence MNPLLKDFNTAPFSKIKTEHYITAIQKGIEMAKLEIAKIVQNPDAPSFENTTVALDFTGEKLNRITSIFFNLNAAETNDEIQKIAQEISPWLSEFRNDITLNEALFKRVKAVFDSKETLDLTAEQSMLLEKQYKGFTRNGANLKDDDKNKLREIDAKLSKLSLKFGENVLAETNAFELHITDEKELSGLPESIKEAAAEVAKSKEKEGYIFTLDYPSYIPFLTYADNRELRKKMAIAGGKKAFQDNEFNNEKIVLEIVKLRHERANLLGYKTHAHFVLEERMAENPEKVIEFSNNLLKKAKPAAQREFKNLENYAKKLDAIDQLQKWDSAYYSEKLKKEIFDLDQEILKPYFKLENVIAGVFEIANRLYDLKFEEVTTIDKYHEDVKTYHVTDSEDNFISVFYADFHPRKGKRNGAWMTSYKSQQVKNNIDERPHVSIVCNFTKPTATKPSLLTFNEVTTLFHEFGHALHGMLAKTTYNSLSGTSVSWDFVELPSQVLENWCYEKEALELFAKHYETGEIIPMKYVEKIKESASFHEGMQTLRQLSFGLLDMSWHSQDPSKVTSIKEFETKAFAETKLYPDVLENCMSSSFSHIFQGGYSAGYYSYKWAEVLDADAFEYFLEKGIFNKEVASKFKEHVLSKGGTEKPMELYKRFRGQEPKPDALLKRAGLI, from the coding sequence ATGAATCCACTTTTAAAAGATTTTAATACGGCTCCGTTTTCAAAAATAAAAACGGAACACTATATAACGGCTATTCAAAAAGGAATTGAAATGGCAAAATTAGAAATTGCTAAAATTGTCCAAAATCCTGATGCACCTAGTTTTGAAAACACCACGGTTGCTTTAGATTTTACAGGCGAAAAACTCAACCGAATTACAAGTATTTTTTTCAATTTAAATGCTGCCGAAACCAATGATGAAATTCAGAAAATTGCCCAAGAAATATCACCTTGGCTAAGTGAATTTAGAAATGACATCACCCTAAATGAAGCCTTATTTAAAAGAGTAAAAGCTGTTTTTGATAGTAAAGAAACGCTAGATTTAACTGCTGAACAAAGCATGTTGTTAGAAAAACAATACAAAGGTTTTACCAGAAATGGTGCAAATTTAAAAGATGATGATAAAAATAAACTACGCGAGATAGATGCTAAACTTTCTAAATTATCATTAAAATTCGGGGAAAATGTCTTAGCAGAAACCAATGCTTTTGAATTACATATAACCGATGAAAAAGAGCTATCCGGATTACCCGAATCTATAAAAGAAGCTGCGGCAGAAGTTGCTAAATCAAAAGAAAAAGAAGGGTATATTTTTACATTAGATTACCCAAGTTATATTCCGTTTTTAACCTATGCAGACAATCGAGAATTGCGCAAAAAAATGGCCATTGCTGGGGGTAAAAAAGCGTTTCAAGACAACGAATTTAACAATGAAAAAATAGTTTTAGAAATTGTAAAACTGCGCCATGAAAGAGCCAATTTATTAGGATATAAAACCCATGCGCATTTTGTTTTAGAAGAAAGAATGGCAGAAAACCCAGAAAAAGTTATTGAATTTTCTAATAATTTACTGAAAAAAGCCAAGCCTGCTGCGCAACGTGAATTTAAAAATTTAGAAAATTACGCAAAAAAATTAGATGCTATAGATCAACTTCAAAAGTGGGATAGCGCATATTATTCAGAAAAATTAAAAAAAGAAATTTTCGATTTAGATCAAGAAATTTTAAAACCTTATTTTAAATTAGAAAATGTTATTGCAGGTGTTTTTGAAATTGCAAATCGTTTGTATGATTTAAAATTTGAAGAAGTTACTACGATTGACAAATATCACGAAGATGTAAAAACTTACCACGTCACAGATTCAGAAGACAATTTTATATCGGTTTTTTATGCTGATTTTCATCCCAGAAAAGGAAAAAGAAATGGCGCTTGGATGACGAGTTATAAATCGCAACAAGTTAAAAATAATATTGATGAAAGACCTCATGTTTCCATTGTTTGCAATTTTACAAAACCTACAGCAACCAAACCTTCTTTGTTAACCTTTAACGAAGTGACTACCTTGTTTCATGAATTTGGTCATGCGCTGCATGGCATGTTGGCAAAGACAACTTATAACAGCTTGTCTGGAACTTCTGTTTCTTGGGATTTTGTTGAATTACCAAGTCAGGTTTTAGAAAACTGGTGTTATGAAAAAGAAGCTTTAGAATTGTTTGCCAAACATTATGAAACAGGTGAAATCATCCCGATGAAATATGTTGAAAAAATTAAGGAATCCGCTAGTTTTCATGAAGGCATGCAAACATTACGTCAATTAAGTTTTGGATTGTTAGACATGAGCTGGCATTCTCAAGATCCATCAAAAGTAACATCTATAAAAGAATTTGAAACCAAAGCTTTTGCTGAGACGAAACTCTATCCAGATGTTTTAGAAAACTGTATGAGCTCATCTTTTTCCCATATTTTTCAAGGAGGCTATTCTGCTGGTTATTATTCTTATAAATGGGCAGAAGTTTTAGATGCTGATGCTTTTGAATACTTCTTAGAGAAAGGAATTTTTAATAAAGAAGTTGCCTCTAAATTTAAAGAACATGTATTATCAAAAGGTGGTACAGAAAAACCAATGGAATTATACAAACGTTTTAGAGGACAAGAACCTAAACCAGATGCGCTCTTAAAAAGAGCTGGTTTAATTTAA
- a CDS encoding anthranilate synthase component I family protein, which translates to MQRTKKTYPVKNVQKFKGRLLQWAQQFETVVWLDSNNYKQQYTSFNCALAVEEFTSIKTDYHNAFEKLKEYQSITKDYIFGYISYDVKNDVEQLYSANFDGLDFADLYFFQPQKLFFIKGNSVEFHYLNMVDDEMEEDFKTICNTNTIERSSKNLENDIKIKLRIHKDEYYQKINKVLDHIKRGDIYEANFCQEFYAENSAINPFHVYQHLNNISEPPFAAFLKMEHQYALCSSPERYIMKKGSKIISQPIKGTAKRLRSAIDDQQIASDLSRDIKERSENVMIVDLVRNDLSKTAKIGSVKVEELCKVYSFKQVHQMISTVVSEIEETMHPVEVIKSTFPMGSMTGAPKFSAMKIIENLEETKRGLYSGTIGYFTPDGDFDFNVVIRSILYNEEKKYISYSVGGAITAKSIPEKEYEECLLKAKAMKYVLLHSESFTIN; encoded by the coding sequence ATGCAGAGAACCAAAAAAACTTATCCTGTTAAAAATGTTCAAAAATTTAAAGGTCGATTATTGCAGTGGGCCCAACAATTTGAAACGGTTGTATGGTTAGATTCTAATAACTACAAACAACAGTACACTAGTTTTAATTGCGCTTTGGCTGTTGAAGAATTCACTTCTATAAAAACGGATTACCACAATGCTTTTGAAAAATTAAAAGAATATCAATCCATCACAAAAGATTATATTTTTGGCTATATTTCTTATGATGTTAAAAATGATGTGGAGCAACTTTACTCTGCCAATTTTGATGGGTTAGATTTTGCCGATTTATACTTTTTTCAACCACAAAAATTATTTTTTATCAAAGGAAATTCGGTTGAGTTTCATTATTTAAATATGGTGGATGATGAAATGGAAGAAGATTTTAAAACAATCTGTAATACGAACACTATAGAAAGATCCTCTAAAAATTTAGAAAACGATATTAAAATAAAACTGCGAATTCATAAAGATGAATATTACCAGAAAATAAACAAAGTTTTAGATCATATTAAAAGAGGTGATATTTATGAAGCTAACTTTTGTCAAGAATTTTATGCTGAAAATAGCGCCATCAATCCTTTTCATGTGTATCAACATTTAAACAACATCTCAGAACCTCCATTTGCGGCTTTCTTAAAAATGGAACATCAATATGCCTTATGTTCATCGCCAGAAAGATATATAATGAAAAAAGGTTCAAAAATTATTTCTCAACCTATTAAAGGTACTGCAAAACGTTTGCGAAGTGCCATTGATGATCAACAAATTGCATCCGATTTATCGAGAGATATTAAAGAACGTTCTGAAAATGTGATGATTGTAGATTTGGTAAGAAACGATTTATCAAAAACAGCAAAAATAGGTTCCGTAAAAGTTGAAGAGTTGTGCAAAGTCTATTCTTTTAAACAAGTACATCAAATGATTTCTACGGTGGTTTCTGAAATTGAAGAAACAATGCATCCTGTAGAAGTAATCAAAAGCACCTTTCCGATGGGAAGCATGACGGGCGCTCCCAAATTTTCTGCCATGAAAATTATAGAAAATTTAGAAGAAACAAAACGCGGATTGTACTCTGGAACTATTGGTTATTTTACTCCAGATGGTGATTTCGATTTTAATGTAGTGATTAGAAGTATTCTTTATAATGAGGAGAAAAAATATATCTCGTATTCTGTGGGTGGCGCAATTACTGCAAAATCAATTCCTGAAAAAGAATATGAAGAGTGTTTGTTAAAAGCAAAAGCCATGAAGTATGTGTTATTACATTCAGAATCCTTTACAATTAATTAA
- a CDS encoding response regulator: MNKNEFENTSGHKATTSNKLKILIAEDDYVSYLYISTILKNIAKELIHAKTGIETIELCKKHPDIDVILMDIKMPILNGYEATKKIREFNKDVTIIAQTAYALSGDNEKAIDAGCSDYITKPINKEILLQKLDKQRSS; encoded by the coding sequence ATGAATAAAAACGAATTTGAAAATACCTCAGGACACAAAGCTACAACCTCCAATAAACTCAAAATTTTAATTGCTGAAGACGATTATGTTAGCTATTTATACATTTCTACCATTTTAAAAAATATAGCCAAAGAATTAATCCATGCCAAAACAGGTATTGAAACTATTGAATTGTGTAAAAAGCATCCTGATATTGATGTCATATTGATGGATATTAAAATGCCAATTCTTAATGGGTATGAAGCGACCAAAAAAATAAGAGAATTTAATAAAGACGTTACAATCATTGCACAAACTGCCTATGCTTTATCGGGCGATAATGAAAAAGCCATCGATGCAGGGTGTAGTGATTACATTACAAAACCGATCAATAAAGAAATACTATTACAAAAGCTCGATAAACAAAGAAGTTCGTAA
- a CDS encoding heme-binding domain-containing protein: protein MNILKKIGIVIIVALLTAQFFGPEKNDGELDTVNAFIAETNPPKDVLKILNTTCFDCHSSKTNYPWYNNITPVNYWLDEHVQDGKKHLNFSEWSSYSLKKKEHKMDELHEEVAEKEMPLDSYTWTHEDANLTQEQIDAVVTWGKKVQADYKAQMGAK, encoded by the coding sequence ATGAATATTCTTAAAAAAATAGGAATCGTTATCATCGTTGCATTGCTAACTGCACAGTTTTTTGGTCCTGAAAAAAATGATGGAGAATTAGATACTGTGAATGCATTTATTGCAGAAACAAACCCGCCAAAAGACGTTTTAAAAATTTTAAATACTACGTGTTTCGATTGTCATTCTTCGAAGACTAATTATCCTTGGTATAATAATATAACACCGGTTAATTATTGGCTAGATGAGCATGTGCAAGATGGAAAAAAACATTTAAATTTTTCTGAATGGAGTTCTTATTCTTTAAAAAAGAAAGAACATAAAATGGATGAGTTGCATGAAGAAGTGGCAGAAAAAGAAATGCCTTTAGACTCTTACACTTGGACTCATGAAGATGCAAACTTAACACAAGAACAAATTGATGCAGTAGTTACTTGGGGTAAAAAAGTGCAAGCAGATTACAAAGCGCAAATGGGTGCAAAGTAA
- the lpdA gene encoding dihydrolipoyl dehydrogenase yields MKYDIIVIGSGPGGYIAAIRASQLGKKVALVEKYATLGGTCLNVGCIPSKALLDSSHHYYDAVHHFEEHGISVEKPIFDFTKMVARKANVVETTTGGIKYLMDKNNIDVFEGMGSFEDATHVKITKNDATSEIIEGTNIIIATGSKPANLPFIQLDKDRIITSTEALKLKEVPKHLIVIGGGVIGLELGSVYKRLGADVTVIEYMDKIVPGMDADVSKELQKVFKKQGIKFATSHKVNSVERNGDTIVVKATDKKDREIEFSGDYCLVSVGRKAYTEGLGLDKVGVEVNERGQVAVNDHLQTNVKNIYAIGDVVKGAMLAHKAEEEGVVVAEYLAGEKPHIDYNLIPGIVYTWPEAAAVGKTEQELKDAKIEYKAGKFSMRALGRSRASGDIDGFVKVLADKKTDEILGVHMVGARVADLIMEAAVAMEFRASAEDLARICHGHPTYSEAVKEAAKAAWDGKPLNA; encoded by the coding sequence ATGAAATACGATATTATTGTTATTGGTTCAGGACCTGGAGGATACATTGCCGCAATTAGAGCATCACAATTAGGAAAAAAAGTAGCACTCGTTGAAAAATATGCAACTTTAGGCGGAACTTGTTTAAATGTAGGCTGCATACCGTCTAAAGCATTACTAGATTCTTCGCATCATTATTATGATGCTGTTCATCATTTTGAAGAGCACGGAATTTCTGTAGAAAAACCAATATTCGACTTTACCAAAATGGTGGCAAGAAAAGCCAATGTTGTAGAAACCACCACTGGCGGAATCAAATATTTAATGGATAAAAATAATATTGATGTTTTTGAAGGCATGGGTTCTTTTGAAGATGCCACTCATGTAAAAATCACAAAAAATGATGCGACTTCAGAAATCATTGAAGGAACTAATATTATTATTGCAACCGGATCAAAACCAGCAAACTTACCCTTTATACAACTCGATAAAGATCGTATAATTACATCTACAGAAGCTTTAAAATTAAAAGAAGTGCCCAAACATTTAATTGTAATTGGTGGCGGTGTCATTGGTTTAGAATTGGGCTCTGTATACAAGCGACTAGGTGCAGATGTTACCGTTATAGAATACATGGATAAGATTGTTCCAGGAATGGATGCCGATGTTTCTAAAGAATTACAAAAAGTATTTAAAAAGCAAGGAATTAAATTTGCAACGAGTCATAAAGTAAATTCTGTTGAAAGAAACGGAGATACTATTGTTGTAAAAGCAACGGATAAAAAAGATAGAGAAATAGAATTTTCTGGTGATTATTGCTTGGTTTCTGTAGGAAGAAAAGCATATACAGAAGGTTTAGGTTTAGACAAAGTTGGCGTGGAGGTAAATGAACGCGGGCAAGTTGCTGTAAACGATCATTTGCAAACTAATGTTAAAAATATTTATGCCATTGGCGATGTTGTAAAAGGTGCCATGCTTGCGCACAAAGCAGAAGAAGAAGGTGTTGTGGTTGCAGAGTATTTAGCCGGTGAAAAACCACATATTGATTATAATTTAATTCCCGGTATTGTATATACGTGGCCAGAAGCTGCTGCGGTTGGTAAAACCGAACAAGAATTAAAAGATGCAAAAATAGAGTATAAAGCGGGTAAATTTTCGATGCGCGCTTTAGGAAGATCTCGGGCAAGTGGAGATATTGATGGTTTTGTAAAAGTTTTGGCTGATAAAAAAACAGATGAAATTTTAGGAGTACATATGGTCGGTGCACGTGTTGCAGATTTAATTATGGAAGCTGCGGTTGCCATGGAATTTAGAGCATCTGCAGAAGATTTAGCCAGAATTTGCCATGGCCACCCAACGTATTCTGAAGCGGTAAAAGAAGCTGCAAAAGCGGCATGGGATGGAAAACCATTAAATGCTTAA
- a CDS encoding glycosyltransferase, whose product MLQLIALFLKQQFKVTFASASQKSENAADLKALGIDEVSIALNASSFDVFVQYLKPTIVVFDRFMTEEQFGWRVTESCPKAIRILDTEDLHFLRKVRHQQLKKGTKFTNEVLLNSKDAKREIAAILRCDLSLIISTYEMDLLKTVFKIDENILYYLPFLFHKIDQNHIKKWKPFKDRNHFVFIGNFFHKPNVDAVITLKKEVWSTIRKMLPKAELHIYGAYLNQQIQQLENKKEGFMIKGFAENSQEVIEKAKVVLAPLRFGAGIKGKLSEAMICGTPSVTTVIGAEGMHKNIPWNGFITNDFEEFSRKAVQLYQDEKYWKNAQKNGVEIINKIYDKEKLSPLFIDRLEEIQGNLEAHRTQNFLGNLLQLQTLQATKYMSKWIEAKNKL is encoded by the coding sequence ATGTTGCAGTTAATAGCGTTGTTTTTAAAACAACAATTTAAAGTAACCTTTGCATCAGCATCGCAAAAATCAGAGAATGCGGCAGATTTAAAAGCTTTAGGAATTGATGAGGTTTCTATTGCACTAAATGCGTCTTCTTTTGATGTGTTTGTGCAATATTTAAAGCCTACAATTGTTGTTTTTGATCGGTTTATGACCGAAGAACAGTTTGGTTGGCGAGTGACGGAAAGTTGCCCAAAAGCAATCCGAATTTTAGATACAGAAGATTTGCATTTTTTAAGAAAAGTTCGTCATCAGCAGTTAAAGAAAGGAACAAAATTCACAAACGAAGTTTTATTAAATTCTAAGGATGCAAAAAGAGAAATTGCAGCTATTTTGCGGTGCGATTTGTCTTTAATTATTTCAACTTATGAAATGGATTTGCTAAAAACTGTTTTTAAGATTGATGAAAATATTCTCTATTATTTGCCTTTTTTATTCCATAAAATCGATCAGAATCATATTAAAAAGTGGAAGCCTTTTAAAGATCGGAACCATTTTGTGTTTATTGGTAATTTCTTTCATAAACCGAATGTTGATGCCGTAATTACTCTAAAAAAAGAAGTTTGGAGTACGATTAGAAAAATGCTACCCAAAGCAGAACTACATATTTACGGCGCGTATTTAAATCAACAAATACAACAACTAGAAAATAAAAAAGAAGGTTTTATGATTAAAGGTTTTGCAGAAAACTCTCAAGAAGTCATCGAAAAAGCAAAAGTAGTTTTAGCACCTTTACGATTTGGAGCCGGTATAAAAGGAAAATTATCGGAAGCTATGATTTGCGGAACGCCAAGCGTTACAACGGTTATTGGAGCGGAAGGAATGCATAAAAACATACCTTGGAATGGATTTATAACAAACGATTTTGAGGAATTTTCGAGGAAAGCTGTTCAATTATATCAAGATGAAAAATACTGGAAGAATGCTCAAAAGAACGGAGTTGAAATTATCAATAAAATATATGATAAAGAGAAATTGAGTCCACTTTTTATAGACCGACTCGAAGAAATTCAGGGTAATTTAGAAGCGCATAGAACTCAGAATTTTTTAGGGAATTTGTTGCAACTTCAAACATTACAAGCTACAAAGTATATGAGTAAATGGATTGAAGCTAAAAATAAGCTGTAG